One window from the genome of Pseudonocardia hierapolitana encodes:
- a CDS encoding heparinase II/III domain-containing protein, which produces MVVHARSSAQRAISPGVLVDAWRDASPVSPRTLFPAARDRVPDRSVEVLGAAVAEDRSAGWPPALLRDYAAYPLRGERTTYEEVVRGRLGRIARATALAAVAPESGALDDVADGAWIVAEQSTWCWPAHDDGFTRTGGVVPDLHRPYLDLGAGETAATLAVAALVLGEELDAAYPGLLARVAAEARHRVLDPFHARRDWHWLGLTGNVHNWNPWIHGNLIVAALAFDPPERRRETLRLCVEGIDRYLASLPADGGIDEGGGYWWHGACRALEALDVLDRISGAALFDLVAVDGLLAFPHRMQISSQWYLSFSDAEPRPRDEQPWFRLRRWGERRGLPEVVAHATAHHDPAAPIPLGCGAARLIDALLDAEPSAAGAPPLPRSVGLRSIGLAAARERAGTPDGLFVGVKAGHNGQNHNHLDLGAVQIAVDGVPAVVDPGRPTYDGRTFSPRRYELWPMRSEWHSTLRPRGLDQEPGERWTATLDGGDDGSRAAWRIDLSDAYPLAEGERLTREVALDRTTATVTVRDRWWLNDDQETASVLVLHGVVTMEPGVLVVRPPGARALRIRHDAERLEVTERALGDPMLVAAWGARLTRVELVAAADRDGLDLQVQAVP; this is translated from the coding sequence ATGGTCGTTCACGCTCGATCGAGTGCCCAGCGCGCGATCTCGCCCGGCGTACTCGTCGACGCCTGGCGGGACGCGTCGCCGGTGAGCCCGCGCACGCTCTTCCCCGCAGCCCGGGACCGGGTGCCCGACCGGTCCGTGGAGGTGCTGGGTGCCGCCGTGGCGGAGGACCGGTCCGCCGGCTGGCCGCCCGCGCTCCTGCGCGACTACGCCGCCTATCCCCTGCGCGGCGAGCGGACGACGTACGAGGAGGTCGTGCGGGGCCGCCTCGGGCGCATCGCGCGCGCCACCGCCCTCGCCGCGGTCGCCCCCGAGAGCGGCGCGCTCGACGACGTCGCCGACGGGGCGTGGATCGTGGCCGAGCAGAGCACCTGGTGCTGGCCCGCACACGACGACGGCTTCACGCGCACCGGCGGGGTCGTCCCCGACCTGCACCGGCCCTACCTCGACCTCGGGGCCGGGGAGACGGCCGCCACCCTCGCCGTCGCCGCACTCGTGCTCGGCGAGGAGCTCGACGCCGCCTACCCCGGCCTGCTCGCGCGGGTGGCCGCCGAGGCGCGCCACCGCGTGCTCGACCCCTTCCACGCCCGCCGCGACTGGCACTGGCTCGGTCTGACGGGCAACGTCCACAACTGGAACCCCTGGATCCACGGCAACCTGATCGTCGCCGCCCTCGCCTTCGACCCGCCCGAGCGGCGACGGGAGACGCTCCGGCTGTGCGTCGAGGGCATCGACCGCTACCTCGCGTCGCTCCCCGCGGACGGCGGGATCGACGAGGGCGGCGGCTACTGGTGGCACGGCGCCTGCCGCGCGCTCGAGGCCCTCGACGTGCTCGACCGGATCTCGGGGGCCGCGCTGTTCGACCTCGTCGCGGTGGACGGGCTGCTCGCCTTCCCGCACCGGATGCAGATCTCCTCGCAGTGGTACCTGTCGTTCTCCGACGCCGAGCCCCGCCCCCGGGACGAGCAGCCGTGGTTCCGCCTGCGCCGCTGGGGCGAGCGACGGGGGCTCCCGGAGGTCGTCGCGCACGCCACGGCGCACCACGATCCCGCCGCACCGATCCCCCTCGGCTGCGGGGCGGCCCGGCTGATCGACGCGCTCCTGGACGCCGAGCCGTCCGCGGCAGGTGCCCCGCCGCTCCCCCGGTCCGTCGGGCTGCGGTCGATCGGCCTCGCGGCGGCCAGGGAGCGCGCGGGCACGCCCGACGGGCTGTTCGTCGGCGTGAAGGCGGGGCACAACGGCCAGAACCACAACCACCTCGACCTCGGCGCCGTCCAGATCGCGGTCGACGGCGTCCCGGCCGTGGTCGACCCCGGCCGCCCGACGTACGACGGACGGACCTTCTCCCCCCGCCGCTACGAGCTGTGGCCGATGCGCAGCGAGTGGCACTCGACGCTGCGCCCGCGCGGGCTGGACCAGGAACCCGGGGAGCGGTGGACGGCGACGCTCGACGGGGGCGACGACGGGTCGCGCGCCGCGTGGCGGATCGACCTGAGCGACGCCTACCCGCTCGCCGAGGGCGAGCGGCTCACGCGCGAGGTCGCGCTGGACCGGACGACCGCGACCGTCACCGTGCGGGACCGCTGGTGGTTGAACGACGACCAGGAGACCGCTTCGGTACTGGTCCTGCACGGTGTGGTGACGATGGAGCCGGGCGTTCTCGTCGTCCGGCCACCGGGCGCGCGGGCCCTGCGGATCCGGCACGACGCCGAGCGCCTCGAGGTCACCGAACGCGCGCTCGGCGATCCGATGCTCGTCGCCGCGTGGGGCGCCCGCCTCACCCGCGTGGAGCTCGTCGCGGCCGCCGACCGGGACGGCCTCGACCTGCAGGTGCAGGCT
- a CDS encoding hydroxyacid dehydrogenase: MSEPQRPSALLAMWPDTFATQFDAQRIARLGGLCRLDQPAPVDLDDPALGDRLAGVEVLVTSWGAPALTGERLDRMPGLRAVFHGAGTIRPLVTDEFWERGIVITSAAEANAIPVAEFAYAQIVLAGKRAQYLARVPREFRNGWRAQLHSGRYTNHGRRIGIVGYSRIGRRVVAHLQQLDTAEVLVHDPYADPDVVARAGARLTGLDEVLASVDVLSLHAPLLPETIGMIGARELALLRDGATVVNTARGALVDTVALTRECASGRLDAILDVTEPEPLPEDSPLYDLPNVSITPHISGSLGSETLRLTDAALDELERWVKGEPLTSQVTVADLGVAA; this comes from the coding sequence TTGAGCGAGCCGCAGCGACCGTCCGCACTCCTCGCGATGTGGCCGGACACGTTCGCCACGCAGTTCGACGCCCAGCGCATCGCCCGCCTCGGCGGGCTGTGCCGGCTCGATCAGCCCGCGCCGGTCGACCTCGACGACCCTGCCCTCGGGGACCGGCTCGCCGGCGTCGAGGTGCTCGTGACCTCGTGGGGCGCCCCCGCCCTCACCGGGGAACGGCTCGACCGGATGCCCGGGCTGCGCGCCGTGTTCCACGGGGCGGGCACGATCCGCCCGCTCGTGACGGACGAGTTCTGGGAGCGGGGCATCGTCATCACCTCCGCGGCGGAGGCCAACGCCATCCCGGTGGCCGAGTTCGCCTACGCCCAGATCGTCCTGGCCGGCAAGCGGGCCCAGTACCTCGCGCGGGTCCCGCGGGAGTTCCGCAACGGGTGGCGCGCCCAGCTCCACTCCGGCCGGTACACGAACCACGGGCGGCGGATCGGCATCGTCGGGTACTCCCGCATCGGCCGCCGGGTGGTCGCCCACCTGCAGCAGCTCGACACCGCCGAGGTGCTCGTCCACGACCCCTACGCCGACCCCGACGTCGTCGCCCGCGCCGGCGCGCGGCTGACGGGCCTCGACGAGGTGCTGGCCTCGGTCGACGTGCTGAGCCTGCACGCGCCGCTGCTGCCCGAGACGATCGGGATGATCGGTGCGCGCGAGCTCGCCCTGCTCCGCGACGGCGCCACCGTCGTCAACACCGCGCGCGGTGCGCTCGTCGACACCGTCGCGCTCACCCGCGAGTGCGCGAGCGGGCGGCTGGACGCGATCCTCGACGTCACCGAGCCGGAGCCGCTCCCCGAGGACTCCCCGCTCTACGACCTCCCCAACGTGTCGATCACCCCGCACATCTCCGGCTCGCTCGGGAGCGAGACGCTGCGGCTCACCGACGCCGCGCTCGACGAGCTGGAGCGGTGGGTGAAGGGCGAGCCGCTGACCTCCCAGGTGACCGTGGCCGACCTGGGCGTGGCGGCATGA